A region of the Denitrificimonas caeni genome:
AGCACTGCAAAAATAGCCTGCGTCAACCGATCTGATTAAGCTCTTATAGCAGGAAGGATTTTGACGGTCACAAGAGATTAGCCAGCGCGAAATCTTGAATAAACCTAGCTAGGCTTATTCAAACGACCTGTAGATAGCTAAGAGCCGGCACTTTACGCCAAGCTCTTATTTAATCAGACTACATCTATCATTACTTTGCCAAATAAAAGACAACTCGGAATCTTGCTACAGTAGCAGGACTCTCTGCCGCACGGACAAACTGTGCGCACCTTGGAGCTCAATGTTATCGACCTGCAAGCAATCAGCACTGTCTATCTGCTGTTACGCTGGGTGCACTGAGCTCTCGCTCCGGAAGGGCTTGCAGCTCTTGTAAACGACGCTGCTGTTCTTGGAGTAAACGTTCTTGACGTTCTTGTGACAATTCTCTATCAATCGGCAGTTGCACTTGCGCAACAGCTCCCGAGATATAGAAAAGAAATAAAATAGCAAATCCTTTTGCTTTTGAAATCATATTTCAACTGCCATCCATGACTACAACTGCATAATTGCTGATCTAGACGTAAGGTTGCGTGACCAGGATCTCAAAACAGGCCAGATAGGAACAGCTTTTATACTGCAGCTGTAAATTTTGCTAAGTGCATCACGCTTTATTGGAATAAGGCCAATTTTCTTTAGGCATAAAAAAACCCCAGACCATTGCTGACCTGGGGTTTTGTGTTCAAGCTTGACAGTGACCTACTCTGATTCATGCCTTCCTGGCACTCTCCCTGCGGGCAGGCTAAAGCCTGTCCAACTTTGTTCCAGACAAAGTTGTCACATGGGGCTTCGCGCCCGTTATACAGTGACTGAAGCTCATTTCGGATAAGCCAAAAAAAAGGCCACCCAATACAGGGTGGCCTTTTCTATTTTGCGCTTGACAGTGACCTACTCTCACATGGGGAGACCCCACACTACCATCGGCGATGCATCGTTTCACTTCTGAGTTCGGGATGGGATCAGGTGGTTCCAATGCTCTATGTTCGTCAAGCAATTCTTTTTGAAGTCGCGTAGCACTTAGAGTGCTTCGTTACCTCGAATTAGGTTTGTGATAGTAGCATAATTTGTGCGTTTTGCGAACTTTCGGATCACAATTCGTCTTCCCAAATTGTTTGGGTGTTATATGGTCAAGCCTCACGGGCAATTAGTATTGGTTAGCTCAATGCCTCACAGCACTTACACACCCAACCTATCAACCTTGTAGTCTTCAAGGGCCCTTTAGAGAGCTTAAAGCTCTAGTGAGATCTCATCTTGAGGCAGGCTTCCCGCTTAGATGCTTTCAGCGGTTATCCCTTCCGAACATAGCTACCCGGCAATGCCACTGGCGTGACAACCGGAACACCAGAGGTTCGTCCACTCCGGTCCTCTCGTACTAGGAGCAGCCCCTCTCAAATCTCAAACGTCCACGACAGATAGGGACCGAACTGTCTCACGACGTTCTAAACCCAGCTCGCGTACCACTTTAAATGGCGAACAGCCATACCCTTGGGACCGGCTTCAGCCCCAGGATGTGATGAGCCGACATCGAGGTGCCAAACACCGCCGTCGATATGAACTCTTGGGCGGTATCAGCCTGTTATCCCCGGAGTACCTTTTATCCGTTGAGCGATGGCCCTTCCATACAGAACCACCGGATCACTAAGACCTACTTTCGTACCTGCTCGACTTGTTGGTCTCGCAGTTAAGCGCGCTTTTGCCTTTATACTCTACGACCGATTTCCGACCGGCCTGAGCGCACCTTCGTACTCCTCCGTTACTCTTTAGGAGGAGACCGCCCCAGTCAAACTACCCACCATACACTGTCCTCGATCCGGATAACGGACCTGAGTTAGAACCTCAAAGTTGCCAGGGTGGTATTTCAAGGTTGGCTCCACTGCAACTAGCGTCACAGTTTCAAAGCCTCCCACCTATCCTACACAAACAACTTCAAAGTCCAGTGCAAAGCTATAGTAAAGGTTCACGGGGTCTTTCCGTCTTGCCGCGGATACACTGCATCTTCACAGCGATTTCAATTTCACTGAGTCTCTGGTGGAGACAGCGCCGCCATCGTTACGCCATTCGTGCAGGTCGGAACTTACCCGACAAGGAATTTCGCTACCTTAGGACCGTTATAGTTACGGCCGCCGTTTACTGGGGCTTCGATCAAGAGCTTCGCTTACGCTAACCCCATCAATTAACCTTCCAGCACCGGGCAGGCGTCAGACCCTATACGTCCACTTTCGTGTTTGCAGAGTCCTGTGTTTTTAATAAACAGTCGCAGCGGCCTGGTATCTTCGACTAGCAAAGGCTTACGTAGTAAATACTTCACCCTCACCAGCGCACCTTCTCCCGAAGTTACGGTGCCATTTTGCCTAGTTCCTTCACCAGAGTTCTCTCAAGCGCCTTGGTATTCTCTACCCAACCACCTGTGTCGGTTTGGGGTACGGTTCCTAACTATCTGAAGCTTAGAAGATTTTCTTGGAAGCATGGCATCAACCACTTCGCATTCTAAAGAACGCTCGTCATCAGTTCTCGGCATTAATAAGATCCCGGATTTACCTAAGATCTCTGCCTACCACCTTAAACAGGGACAACCAACGCCCTGATGGCCTAGCCTTCTCCGTCTCTCCATCGCAATAGTTAGAAGTACAGGAATATTAACCTGTTTCCCATCGATTACACCTTTCGGTCTCACCTTAGGGGCCGACTCACCCTGCGTCGATTAACGTTGCGCAGGAAACCTTGGTCTTTCGGCGTGAGTGTTTTTCACACTCATTATCGTTACTCATGTCAGCATTCGCACTTGTGATACCTCCAGCAAACCTCCCGATTCACCTTCAACGGCTTACACAACGCTCCTCTACCACATGTTCAAAGAACATGTCCGTAGCTTCGGTGTATGGTTTGAGCCCCGTTACATCTTCCGCGCAGGCCGACTCGACTAGTGAGCTATTACGCTTTCTTTAAAGGGTGGCTGCTTCTAAGCCAACCTCCTAGCTGTCTAAGCCTTCCCACATCGTTTCCCACTTAACCATAACTTTGGGACCTTAGCTGACGGTCTGGGTTGTTTCCCTTTCCACGACGGACGTTAGCACCCGCCGTGTGTCTCCCGTGCTTGCACTTGCTGGTATTCGGAGTTTGCATTGGGTTGGTAAGTCGGGATGACCCCCTAGCCAAAACAGTGCTCTACCCCCAGCAGTGATACACGAGGCGCTACCTAAATAGCTTTCGAGGAGAACCAGCTATCTCCGGGCTTGATTAGCCTTTCACTCCGATCCACAAGTCATCCCCTAATTTTTCAACATTAGTGGGTTCGGTCCTCCAGTCAGTGTTACCTAACCTTCAACCTGCTCATGGATAGATCGCCCGGTTTCGGGTCTATTCCTAGCGACTGTCGCCCTATTAAGACTCGCTTTCGCTACGCCTCCCCTATTCGGTTAAGCTTGCCACTAAAAATAAGTCGCTGACCCATTATACAAAAGGTACGCAGTCACCTAACAAAATAGGCTCCCACTGCTTGTACGCATACGGTTTCAGGTTCTATTTCACTCCCCTCTCCGGGGTTCTTTTCGCCTTTCCCTCACGGTACTGGTTCACTATCGGTCAGTCAGTAGTATTTAGCCTTGGAGGATGGTCCCCCCATATTCAGACAAAGTTTCTCGTGCTCCGTCCTACTCGATTTCATGACAAAGAGATTTTCGTATACGGGGCTATCACCCACTACGGCGGCACTTTCCAGAGCCTTTTACTAATCTCTAAGCCACTTAAGGGCTAGTCCCCGTTCGCTCGCCACTACTAAGGGAATCTCGGTTGATTTCTTTTCCTACGGGTACTTAGATGTTTCAGTTCCCCGCGTTTGCCTCTTATGGCTATGTATTCACCATAAGATACCTAACTTACGCTAGGTGGGTTTCCCCATTCAGAGATCTCTGGATCAAAGTCTGTTTGCCGACTCCCCAAAGCTTATCGCAGGCTACAACGTCTTTCATCGCCTCTGACTGCCAAGGCATCCACCGTATGCGCTTCTTCACTTGACCATATAACCCCAAGCAATTTGGTTATAATCTTATAACGTGAAGAGCGATATTACGCCGAAAATTCGCAATTAAAAACTCACAAATTTTACCTTAGCCTAAACAATTACCAGTGAAAGTAATTATTCAGTCTTTTTTACTTCTATCACAAACCTAAATTTTTAAAGAACAGTTCTGGTAAAGACCAGAAATCAACATTCAAAAAAACACTTGAATCAAGCAGTTTTATTTAAATATTCATTTCTGAACTTTTGAGCAATTGGATAATGGTGGAGCCATGCGGGATCGAACCGCAGACCTCCTGCGTGCAAGGCAGGCGCTCTCCCAGCTGAGCTATGGCCCCATTTTTAACGGCTCTTTTTTGATTATATCTTTGTCAGCTTTGTCACTTACTCAGTCACATACATAAGTATGTTCCTTCGTTCGCTCCGGCAGCTTCCTCGATCTAAGCAAAAAATAACTCGTTAAACCTAACTCATAACTTAAAAGCTACAAGCCAAATGAAACGGTACCTTTTAAACCACCTAATAATTGTCTTTTCTTTTCAGAAAAAGTAATTTTGTTTTAGGCAAGGCATTTTAATGCGCCGTTTAGTAACACTAAACAAGCAATAAAATAACGCCGCATAAAGCAAAATTGGTGGGTCTGGGCAGAGTTGAACTGCCGACCTCACCCTTATCAGGGGTGCGCTCTAACCAACTGAGCTACAGACCCAATTATCAAGGGCCTAACAACCCAATCGCTACTACAGAATGAATCAAGCAATTCGTGTGGATACTTATGAAGACGATGATGTCTTCGATTAAGGAGGTGATCCAGCCGCAGGTTCCCCTACGGCTACCTTGTTACGACTTCACCCCAGTCATGAATCACACCGTGGTAACCGTCCTCTCGAAAGTTAGACTAGCTACTTCTGGTGCAACCCACTCCCATGGTGTGACGGGCGGTGTGTACAAGGCCCGGGAACGTATTCACCGCGGCATTCTGATCCACGATTACTAGCGATTCCGACTTCACGCAGTCGAGTTGCAGACTGCGATCCGGACTACGATTGGTTTTATGGGATTAGCTCCGTCTCGCGACTTGGCAGCCCGTTGTACCAACCATTGTAGCACGTGTGTAGCCCTGGCCGTAAGGGCCATGATGACTTGACGTCATCCCCACCTTCCTCCGGTTTGTCACCGGCAGTCTCCTTAAAGTGCCCACCATTACGTGCTGGTAAGTAAGGACAAGGGTTGCGCTCGTTACGGGACTTAACCCAACATCTCACGACACGAGCTGACGACAGCCATGCAGCACCTGTGTCTGAGTTCCCGAAGGCACCAATCTATCTCTAGAAAGTTCTCAGCATGTCAAGGCCAGGTAAGGTTCTTCGCGTTGCTTCGAATTAAACCACATGCTCCACCGCTTGTGCGGGCCCCCGTCAATTCATTTGAGTTTTAACCTTGCGGCCGTACTCCCCAGGCGGTCAACTTAATGCGTTAGCTGCGTTACTAAGTCCTCAAGGAACCCAACAACTAGTTGACATCGTTTACGGCGTGGACTACCAGGGTATCTAATCCTGTTTGCTCCCCACGCTTTCGCACCTCAGTGTCAGTATCAGTCCAGGTGGTCGCCTTCGCCACTGATGTTCCTTCCTATATCTACGCATTTCACCGCTACACAGGAAATTCCACCACCCTCTACCGTACTCTAGCTCACCAGTTTTAGAAGCAATTCCCAGGTTGAGCCCGGGGCTTTCACTCCTAACTTAATGAACCACCTACGCGCGCTTTACGCCCAGTAATTCCGATTAACGCTCGCACCCTTCGTATTACCGCGGCTGCTGGCACGAAGTTAGCCGGTGCTTATTCTTTTGGTAACGTCAAAACTTAGCGGTTATTAACCGTAAGCCCTTCCTCCCAAATTAAAGTGCTTTACAACCCGAAGGCCTTCTTCACACACGCGGCATGGCTGGATCAGGGTTCCCCCCATTGTCCAATATTCCCCACTGCTGCCTCCCGTAGGAGTCTGGACCGTGTCTCAGTTCCAGTGTGACTGATCATCCTCTCAGACCAGTTACGGATCGCGGTCTTGGTGAGCCATTACCCCACCAACTAACTAATCCGACCTAGGCTCATCTAATAGCGCAAGGCTCCGAAGAGTCCCCTGCTTTCCCCCTTAGGGCGTATGCGGTATTAGCTTACCTTTCGGCAAGTTATCCCCCACTACAAGGCAGATTCCTAGGCATTACTCACCCGTCCGCCGCTCGTCAGCAGAGAAGCAAGCTTCTCTCTGTTACCGCTCGACTTGCATGTGTTAAGCCTGCCGCCAGCGTTCAATCTGAGCCATGATCAAACTCTTCAGTTATATACTGATCGGGTTTTGAGAAAACCCTAAACTTGGCTCAGCAATCGCAAATATCTTTTATTAGCGAACTAAAAAAGACAAAAATAATTCTACAAATTTACATTCGTTGAATAACTTGTGCTGCTGATAATCTTGCTGACTATCAATCATCTAACACAAGCACCCACACGAATTGCTTGATTCAAATTGTTAAAGAACGTTTCGCTGAGTGTCTCAGCGAGGTGGCGTATATTACGCTACCTGAATAATCTGTCAAGGCTTATTTTCATAAATCGTTGAAAACATTTTCTGACACTTGCTGCACGATGTTTTGCGCTCCAAGAAGATATATACTACAGACTTAAATTAGAAACGCAAGCATTTAAATAAAACATCTCGCCTTTACTCAGCAACCAACGCCACTTTAGCAAAGCTTTTCTTTCCAGCCTGGCATACGTGAACAGAGCCAAGCTTAAAGACAAACTCTCTATCAACTACCTCCCCATCCACTCGCACACTACCAGCAGCCAACATATCACGAGCACTTGCGGCATTTTTGACCAGACCTGCCTGATTAAGAACTGCCGCAATTGGCAAATCATTAGCAGCAACCACTTCTACCTCTGGCAAATCCTCTGGCAGCTGACCTTCCTGCATACGATTACCAGCAGACTTATGAGCGCTAGCAGCTGCTTCATCTCCGTGAAAACGTGCAATAAGCTCACGCGCCAAATCAATTTTAATATCTCGCGGATTTGCACCTTGGGCAACGCTTTCCTTTAACCGCTCAATCTCTTCACTGCTGCGAAAGCTCAGCAAATCATAATAGCGCCAAATCAACTCATCTGGCATAGACAATAACTTGCTATACATAACCCCAGGCGCTTCCTGTATCCCTACATAATTGCCCAAAGATTTTGACATCTTATTAACGCCATCCAAACCCTCGAGCAACGGCATGGTAATAACACACTGCGGCTCTTGGCCATAAGCTCGCTGCAACTCACGCCCCATTAACAGATTAAAGGTCTGGTCTGTACCACCCACTTCTATATCAGCACGCAACGCAACTGAGTCATACCCCTGAATCAAAGGATACAAAAACTCATGGATAGCAATTGGCTGATGACTCTCATAGCGATTACTAAAATCCTCTCGCTCCAACATTCGCGCAACAGTGTACTGCGAGGTTAGACGAATAAAGTCAGCTGGAGTCAGCTTCTCAAGCCATGCTGAGTTAAAGACAACTTCTGTCTTACTCTCATCAAGCACTTTAAATACTTGCTGCTTATATGTTTCTGCGTTTTCTAAGACCTGCTCCCGGGTTAACGGCGGCCGCGTAACACTTTTACCACTTGGGTCACCGATCATCCCGGTAAAGTCACCAATCAAAAACATCACGTGATGACCAAGATCTTGCAACATACGCAGCTTGTTTAGCAGCACAGTGTGCCCCAAGTGAAGGTCCGGAGCGGTAGGGTCAAAACCTGCTTTTACACGCAACGGCTCATTGCGCTTCAACTTATTTAACAGCTCTTGCTCTACGACGACGCTGTCAGTACCTCGCTTAATAACAGCTAATTGCTCTTCAACGGTTTTCATGCTCAGAACACCACATTAAGTAAAATAGATAACAGGCAAGGGTACTAGATAAGGAACTAAAAACAAATTACCACATCAGACTGCTTGCATATTTAGCAAGCAGTTATTGCACTAAACCCTACGAAAAAGCTGACACAGCTCAAGTTACCGAACATCTAAGCTTGCAGTAGAAGGCTTTTACTTATATTTTACCCAATCGCACACAGCAGACCTCTAAGACTATGCCAACAAATAATACTCCAATACAGCAGAGCTATCCCAAGCGCCATCTGCTTGCGGCAAGCGGAATTGCTGCATTGCTCTGTCTATCATTGCTTGTTTACCCTTCTCGCGAAGTGGAAGCTAAAAAGACTTTTATTAATATTGAGTTAGAAGAGCAAACCGCAGAACAAGTCACACAAGCTCTTACTGCCGAAGATTCTCAGCTCGCAGTCACTGCTTCCGAAACTGACTCTGCAATTATCCATAGCCCTCAGGCCCAAGCAGACAGCAACCCTGATGCTGAGACTCATGCCTTTGAGTACACAAAAAACCTTACGGTAAATAAGGGCGACACCTTATCCGTACTTTTTGTTAAAGCAGGACTTGATAACGCAGTTTTGCACAAGATTCTCGCTACAAATAAAGAAGCTAAGCGCTTTACTCATTTAAAAATAGGTCAAACGCTAACCTTTGAGTTTGATGAGGAGCAATCGCTCCAAGCTTTAAGCAGTAAAATCAGCCCGCTGGAAACTATTTACTTAGAAAAACAAGCTGAGACAAATGACTTTGCATTTCGCAAAGATGTTGCCGCAACACAAACGTCGGAAAAGTATGCACAAGGCACAGTAGAAGGTGCGCTTTTTTCTGCAACAAAAAAATCTGGTTTACCGTACAGCCTCGCTTTAGATATGGCTAATATTTTTGGTTATGACATCGATTTTGCTCAAGACTTAAGAACCGGTGATGAGTTTGAACTGGTTTACGAAGAAAAAACTGTGGACGGCAAAACCATAGGTACTGGCAACATCCTTAGCGCGCGCTTCACCAATCGCGGCAAAGTCTATACGGCCATTCGCTACACAGACAAGCAAGGCAATACGAATTACTACGATGCTGATGGCGCAAGCTTACGCAAGGCTTTCATCCGCACACCCGTAGACTTTGCTCGTATCAGCTCCCGCTTTTCTAATGGCCGCAAACACCCTATTTTGAATAAAATTCGTGCGCACAAAGGAGTTGACTACGCTGCCCCACGTGGAACCCCAATTAAAGCAGCAGGCGATGGCCGTGTAACACTCGCTGGCCGCAAGGGTGGCTACGGCAATACTGTAGTGATTAAGCATGGTCAACGCTACCAAACTCTGTATGCCCATATGCAAGGTTTCGCTAAGGGTGTTCGTGCTGGCAGCACTGTTAAACAAGGCCAAATCATTGGCTATATCGGTACAACAGGCTTATCTACAGGCCCACACTTACATTATGAGTTCCAAGTTAATGGCGTGCACGTAGATCCTTTAAGCCAAAAACTGCCTACAGCCGACCCTATTCACGCCTCAGAAAAGCAGCGCTTTTTCCAACAAAGCAAGCCTTTGCTCGCGAAGTTGGACCAACATAAAGCTACACAGCTAGCCCTAAACGCTCAGTAAGCGCATGCTTTATATTGGCATTATGTCTGGCACTAGCCTCGACGGGATTGATATATGCTTAGTGAATATCGATCAAGGTTGCGAGCTAGTTGCCAGTCAATATCTAGCAATGCCTTTAGCCCTCAAGCAAAGTTTGCTTACCCTCTGTAGCAGCGGACCCAACGAAATCCAGCGAGCGGCTTTAGCCGAACAGCAATGGGCGCAGCTGGCAGCACAAGGTGTTAAGCAACTGCTGAGCAAAACTCGTCTATCCGCCAGTCAAATTCGTGCTATTGGTAGTCACGGTCAAACCATCCGGCATGAGCCTGCGCAACACTTTACGGTACAAATTGGCAGCCCAGCACTGCTTGCTGAGTTAACCGGCATAGCTGTAGTCAGTGATTTTCGTCAGCGTGACATCGCAGCTGGTGGGCAAGGCGCCCCGCTCGTCCCTGCCTTTCATGAAATGCTTTTCAAAAAGCACCCTCAGCCATGCGCAGTACTCAACATTGGCGGTTTTAGCAATGTGACGCTACTAAATGAAAACACCAGCACCTTGGGCTTTGACTGCGGCCCCGGCAATGTCTTGCTAGATGCTTGGATTCAGCACAAAAAAAACCAAACGTTTGACCGAAATGGCACCTGGGCAGCTAGCGGAACAGTGAATAAAAGTCTATTGAACAGCATGTTAAGCGAACCTTTTTTCGCCACTCAAGGCCCAAAAAGTACGGGCCGCGAACTGTTTAATTTGCCTTGGCTGCAGAGTTTATTAGCCCAGCAAGAAGCTCTAGCTGATCAGGATGTACAGGCGACTTTATCTGAATTTACCGCGCAGACTATTGCTGACTCAATCCTCGCAGCTCAAGCCAGCACTCGATCCGTCTGGGTTTGTGGTGGCGGTGCACATAATAATGATTTACTGCAGCGTTTGCAGCGCCTGCTACCCGACTGCCTAGTGGATAGTACTGACTCGCAAGGTATTGCTGCGGACTGGATGGAGGCTATGGCTTTTGCTTGGCTGGCTCATTGCTGTCTCGAAAACATGCCGAGCAATAGGCCAACTGTTACTGGCGCCAGAGGCTTAAGAGTACTTGGCGCCATTTATCCTGT
Encoded here:
- the tyrS gene encoding tyrosine--tRNA ligase, producing the protein MKTVEEQLAVIKRGTDSVVVEQELLNKLKRNEPLRVKAGFDPTAPDLHLGHTVLLNKLRMLQDLGHHVMFLIGDFTGMIGDPSGKSVTRPPLTREQVLENAETYKQQVFKVLDESKTEVVFNSAWLEKLTPADFIRLTSQYTVARMLEREDFSNRYESHQPIAIHEFLYPLIQGYDSVALRADIEVGGTDQTFNLLMGRELQRAYGQEPQCVITMPLLEGLDGVNKMSKSLGNYVGIQEAPGVMYSKLLSMPDELIWRYYDLLSFRSSEEIERLKESVAQGANPRDIKIDLARELIARFHGDEAAASAHKSAGNRMQEGQLPEDLPEVEVVAANDLPIAAVLNQAGLVKNAASARDMLAAGSVRVDGEVVDREFVFKLGSVHVCQAGKKSFAKVALVAE
- a CDS encoding peptidoglycan DD-metalloendopeptidase family protein codes for the protein MPTNNTPIQQSYPKRHLLAASGIAALLCLSLLVYPSREVEAKKTFINIELEEQTAEQVTQALTAEDSQLAVTASETDSAIIHSPQAQADSNPDAETHAFEYTKNLTVNKGDTLSVLFVKAGLDNAVLHKILATNKEAKRFTHLKIGQTLTFEFDEEQSLQALSSKISPLETIYLEKQAETNDFAFRKDVAATQTSEKYAQGTVEGALFSATKKSGLPYSLALDMANIFGYDIDFAQDLRTGDEFELVYEEKTVDGKTIGTGNILSARFTNRGKVYTAIRYTDKQGNTNYYDADGASLRKAFIRTPVDFARISSRFSNGRKHPILNKIRAHKGVDYAAPRGTPIKAAGDGRVTLAGRKGGYGNTVVIKHGQRYQTLYAHMQGFAKGVRAGSTVKQGQIIGYIGTTGLSTGPHLHYEFQVNGVHVDPLSQKLPTADPIHASEKQRFFQQSKPLLAKLDQHKATQLALNAQ
- a CDS encoding anhydro-N-acetylmuramic acid kinase, whose translation is MLYIGIMSGTSLDGIDICLVNIDQGCELVASQYLAMPLALKQSLLTLCSSGPNEIQRAALAEQQWAQLAAQGVKQLLSKTRLSASQIRAIGSHGQTIRHEPAQHFTVQIGSPALLAELTGIAVVSDFRQRDIAAGGQGAPLVPAFHEMLFKKHPQPCAVLNIGGFSNVTLLNENTSTLGFDCGPGNVLLDAWIQHKKNQTFDRNGTWAASGTVNKSLLNSMLSEPFFATQGPKSTGRELFNLPWLQSLLAQQEALADQDVQATLSEFTAQTIADSILAAQASTRSVWVCGGGAHNNDLLQRLQRLLPDCLVDSTDSQGIAADWMEAMAFAWLAHCCLENMPSNRPTVTGARGLRVLGAIYPV